A stretch of DNA from Anthonomus grandis grandis chromosome 22, icAntGran1.3, whole genome shotgun sequence:
TTTCCAATTATTACAGAATTTCTTAAACATCATTTGGCGAATTGTTAACTGTGGTTAAACAAGAtgtttaatgtaataatttaggTGAAAATGTCTAAAAATGTGCGTTACAACCGGAACGTGTATCGCGATACATTTAAGCATGTGTTGGCTAGGACCATCCTGTCGTCCTTTGCTACCGCAGCAAGCTGCGTTTCTCTTCCGTCGATGCGGTGCTAACGCATCGTGTATCGCCTCCTATTTAAACCTATGTATGTGTTGTCTTACCAATGCGGACCGCTGCGTTTCTACCGAATTCGTTGAAACTGAATCGTGTTTACCCGCACTAAGAAGTTAAGTAATATAAGATAGCCAGCGGGCTTTGTGGTAACCCGAATATTTATACAGCATAGCCTAAAGGTTTTATGTACTACGGACGGGCTATAATAACGAAATACCATCAAATGGGATGACGCGTAGTGGATTCTCGATTgggataaatatatttaattatattaaaaatattaacgcCTTCATTTGGGATTctgaaatattttgcttaacaTATCaagatttcataaaaaatcttCTTGTCTGCGTTAAATAAGtggggtccggtaaagttaaagggacgtctaaaaaccaatttatttttgaaaatgtttacatagaatgttgagtgtgatcaaaatattgataaaaaaagtgaggatgattggaaaaaatacaaaactttggaaattatgaagatttttctacatacgttaaatacgtaattattgccggcttgcacaaggttttttagcttttgattttgtaaaaattgtaaatttataggatTCTTTATCGCTTTGTACCTCTATAacaacatattttgtaatttacacacacgaaaaataaaacaacaaccttattgacaaaaatggGAGTGGCTTCACTATGTCCCCAGTAGTACTTTTTGGTTTTGtctggaacactttttagttggatGGGTTGACTGTGGgctcaattttagataataaaggcataTAATAGTTAGATTTTATATTACATGAACAAAACACATTGATCAGGTGTTAAAAATggctattatttatttcaattatttgatattttatgtaatttaatatattataagtatacACTTAATAGGTAATTAATAACGACGAGGTTCAATGTAAATTAACTTATAGTCAAgacaataaatatctttattaataaaacattgatataaataactaagcgcAACCATAAGAACTTATATCCAAAACTATAATCTAAGAGCTACGGGCTGGCGTCCCGTGTAGATGTGTatacaaaaactgtaaaatgtgtatacaaatacaaaaaaaacccaTTTTCTATTATCCCATTCCCTAAATAGGACTCAAACGACTACCTaacccactatttagcgccaACCCAAGGTTCCAATCTTGTTTTGCAATCCCAACTCCACATATGCGCCAACCACACAGTCCCATGTGCGCGCCCGTCTTGCATGCGCACTCTGGGCAACCGCCACGTGTGCATATATTATAAGAAAGAGAAAGAAAtacagaaaattacgataatcgtactagtacagtagctactcccaataaataataaaataatatttgttgacgtaagtgacatttgacagtcttttttatttatgaattaaccgtatttacatatttgatattcctgatttgcgCGTGGAAATTTGTACTTAtgacctaaagaagtgatgttAATCTTTTTAAGTTACAGAATCTAgttacttaaggctttaaatttaaattaatagcatatataatgatCAACGTGATGgctagtcgcaaatagagtgtagttaagccaggtgtaattgtgaattatacgtaactagaaaatcctttatgatttttaaaattttgcatttttttacttcattctcacttttttatcaataaaatgttcaaactcaacattctatgtaaaaataaatcggtttttagacgtccctttaactttaccggacccaaTAAGTGGTATTGTAACAATTCAGGTCAAAATAATCAAATGCTTTTAAACTATGTAATTGGATTAAACACCTTGTTTAGttgttattttattgaactatgaaataataatacatagAAGTGATAACAAGCAAGGCGtactgcctaaaattaaaaaaaagtcttatactttaatttgttttatgcCTGTTAATAGCTAAGTACTGTACCTGATCCAGGAGCGTGAGCAGTTATCTCAATCCTCCATGAAGCTGAACTGCATTGGGAATATAGAATTCCAGTGCAGTCACTTGTATACTTCCAGTCAGCATATAATGTATTTTCGTATTGTTCTAGATGTGTTCTAACATCTATAAGAACTCTTTTCTGAATGCGTAACGTCCCAGTTCTTGCAGTGAACGTTATTTCGTCCTGATAAATACCCgaatatgtatgtacataaaGTATTACTAGGGTACTTTCAAAAGGTTTCAAGGATATTCTGAAatccgtaaaaaataaatattacatatgtatacaatattaaaaatttggtatttaatgGATTTATGTTATTCTGACATTCCGTATTATCACAATTATATCAAAGTAGTAACTAATAAAGATTCGtgtaaaatcttatttaaaaaactgcaaatacaaaaaaaaaggaactaGATTATGGTACCAgtttaagttaataattataagtaAATCTGTGGTTggagttaatttaaatatcaaccatcaaaaatattatacaggTCTGTCAAACTCAAATCTTGGGTGCAGGAATCAATTTATAACCTGCGATAAGAAATCTAAGTAAAcatgttgaaataaaaatgtaagtcaGCATTTTTCCTATTCCTTCTCTACTAACTAGAGTTTGATAATTGCAATGTAGTTGAATGTACCATCGGGGCGATCGAAAGCTGTGATCGTGCGCTCACTacacaaaaacatttttctccTGCAGCGGTCAGGACAAGTGAGAAATATGTGAAgcattctaattttttttaacctaatgCTTTTCTTATGCTTTTGTATTGCATGTTAATGTATACCTTCTCGGCACCCAAGAAATTATGCAGCCATAGTACATACATACacatatgttttaataattttacgaaCGTTACTATACCGCTAGGTTTGTTTTGGAAATCCAATCTGCAGCTATGCACAGTGCTTCGAAAGATAGGGGATTGcggacaaaattaaataaaatgtaaagacatgcattcttttttaaatatctaatggatatttataaaaaaaggaatatgtAATTCTTGTTTagtaaatatgttttatttataattatttttcagtaaacTATACGTGTGTTTGAAAGTGTTTGAAATAAGGTCGTTAATACGCAGGtaaagattaattttaaagGATACAAATCGGATCAAAAAGATGGCGCTTGGCTGGTAAATAAACAAATCGATTACTTTTAGAAATATCcgagaaaaacaaaaatctggaaaaagtttgtttttcatcttattttataatgaatttaaaaacatCATTCTCTCTCATACACATGTCTATTTTATGGGAAGTAGACATGTCTTACAAAGTCTTAGTGCCATAAcattgtagcgtttttattgttttggttgtttttataatgtaataatttaatattctatGAATAGTACTGATCGCGATATCTAGTCTGTAGTTAAtggcattgtaaaaataataactcCTAGATGGCGTTAGCTGTTCTTCGCTttgaattttaaacaatttactggaatcaggttcttttttctctctctcgCTCTTTGACTAACGTGATTTTTCTGTCTGTCTGTCTTTATTACTGGTCACGTGCGCCATGCTCAATGATCAACTTTTATGTATTGGCATTTTCGATACCGCGCTGTTGTTGCCATTGTTTTTCCTGTACTTTGAATACTTTGCCTTTTGGGCTTAGATTAATTTTCGTACGCTGCAATTTAAAGCTAAACAAGGCAACGTTGTATTgtcaattcttgtaaaactgggCCTGCCGGGGATTATCTATCCAAGCGGTACCCAGAAACTGCGTATTGGCTTTCTTTCCAAATGGTGTGGTCTTCAGGTTAACAAGTTCGAATTGATCAAGGTTGGGATTCGACCTCATAGTTACCTCATGGCGACACTAGCCTTGTAAGGTGAAAGATTACTTTAATACACTTTATAAAAGACCCTCCAACATCGTGAGGTAAGCTTGATTCCTATTTTTTGTCAAACGTTTTCTCATGGTTTTTAAGGCCGTCAAATTTCACGTGTTAATTTTAGGGTTTTATGACGGGTCCTTAACCAAGTCTTAAGTGAGATCTTAGGTAAGGTCTTACGCCAGATCTTAAACCGAGTCTTTAGCGAAGTATTAAGTTTTAAGGGCCATTCCAAGACCATCCCGAGCAATTTCAGATGCCGTTCCCATTTCCCATTATAAATTAGAgctttatcataatttattgcTTCTTCATGACGTTATTGATTAGACCTTAGTCAGCTGCTGTCCTTGAACCTGCACAATGGGTTGCCAGGTCAAAGAAGATAAAAGGAACGGTAAGCAAAGTGATGATTTCCGATTTGTTACAAACTTCGCATCTAAATGCGATTATAGAGCGTATCGACCTAACCCTTTCCCGTGACATTGCGGGTTTAACCGATGTGGAAAAAATCTTTGCAAAAATTTTCACTTTATATTGTATCtagtggaaaaaatatatagatattaaatacAGAAATAGCTTTAAAGATCAAATTACAATCCCcagaaatattttctatatttttttatcattgtaTAACCttgaattttaagttaaaataatccCGCTCAGCTCAAATCCTCTTTTCCAATTGAGCTCTGGCCAACGTCGAAAATTTTTGTCCGAATTCCTTTCGTAGCCATTTTCGATTCAGTAGCCaaacaatatacatatttatgttTTCCATCATAAAAGAAAATGCTGTTAAATATGATATATGCATATGTTCCCTGTCATACTCATTAACTTATAAAATGTTATAGAAATCTAGttactaaatatataaatttatgctttcatataattttaaataaactttacctATACGTAGACAAACTTTGTAAAATGTACTTGGAATCGCTGCAAGTGAAGGACACAAATTGAGTTGTATCAGCATGATTGAAAATCTCAAAATATACTTCTCCTCTAGTTTCTGATGCCAATATAAGTTCTGATCCTAGAGCGACGTCTACAGTTAGTATTTGTTGTGGGTATAgatcatttttgtttaaagtgtTCCTTAGTCGCTGGAATGGATTACCTATAATTTTTGGAGATGTTTACTTTTCAATTAGAGCTGCGAGACAAGAAACAATAGGTAAATAACGTAGGACTTAAAAACAttctgatttaaataaattgctgATCttgtaaaatttacttaatttaaaatttcttaaaatattggCTGGCCAACCAACCTGCAGCTACGAGGTATGGTTAAGGAAGATGcagttgtaaataaaaaaagagctgATCTCATTCATAAAATGCCTGCAATCAGCatgtaaaattttgatatatattaCACAACTAATATAGTTACACCAAATGCCATGTATGGGCAAGCGAGTTCTACGTCCAATCGCGAGTTGAATTTCTccatagtagtagtagtagtagtaagggtggaggagctagagctcggcaagtaggcctaaacagtcccttttcgccaaccccagaatcgCCCACCCCCacgcctccactcccaatgcgcggtcttcactgagtcggcccgtccttttaataaaggcttgcacattgtcccagtccagatcttaAAGATCTTCCCGTTGCTCGTTGCTCCGAAAGTTttccttctcaggcgactccacctatcacagatacctacTATGTGGTATAAAGTTTactcccctgtaccgcaattcggacagaatgggctttctcttataccaataaggtgtagatgcctgtttaaaCTATTGTGCACAGGCAGGATTCCCAtcaagtctttgatactctATCGGatctttgttagcagtcgccttgctttagatccgtcatggtctggtatcatttccttggcctgtctacatccttctatCCTCCAATCCTTTttcaggcccaattattaagtgcctgggagatttgtttttttgctaagaccgagacaaggttcggggcctacaaaggggttaacggaaccttgtcttgccagttcgtcggctcgctcattgccctcgacaccctggtgtcctgggacccacctcagtctcacttccctgtgtgctgcaagcctttTCAATGCGTCTCTGtattcctggactagcgctgagctggccctggATTTCTGAATCaccttgagggcagcttgactatcagagtagatgcaaatccccccgttaccttccaatgcctctcgtttgtttgctacttcaagtatagcaaacaccgcttggaaaactgtggtgtgtttccctagcggaaaggattcccctgtgttcgtttccatcctgtacactccggctccggtcgaattggtgcttttcatccatgatccatctgtgtaccaggcctggaaaccacttGTCTCTTTATTTTGGTTCAccgaccattcttcccttgtcgggattttgacttgaaaccccttctttaaccttagtttgccactttctgtagtgcatctggatgtcagaattggtatgttcttacacatcctgagagcaatcgtcatatggccttgtcctaagtgaacattgcgccACTCTCCGCTATCATTCATCCTCTTATGCGCCGCCATGGCTTCCCTCTCAATCCAGACTGAGAGGTCCGgtagcccaagaagaatatttagtggtGCCGCAGGTGTTGTTCTCATGGCTCCAGTAATTTCCAAGGAGACCAGTCTTTGCAGTCTGGTCAGCTTTTGGGCGTTGATGACCTTCAATACGGCTGGCCACCATACCACGGATCCGTACGAGATTCTCGGTCGTATGACTGCAGTATAAAGCCACTGGAGAACGTGGGGTTTTAGACCCCATCTTGTACCTATTGTTCCATAGTAACTAGTAGAGCAACCAATTAGGTGCGATTAGCCAGCATCAGTTTGGGTTCGGAGCTCCATATGTGATAGCAATATTCAAGAGATAAATGAATTGTAAAATATTGCAAGCTATTGCGGTGTATGAgcatatttgttttaaagaCGGCTTGGTCCGACAGAGGCAGCCTTCTTTGTAACACAACCTGAGTCTTAGCTGCGTTTAACTCAATCAGAGTGCACTCACCCCACTTCCAATGATGTTAAAATCGTTATCTAATAATTATAACTCTAATATCATTAATAGTTATTACCTGGCGACCGAAGTATTAATATACTGTCATCAGCAAAGCTGTAAATTGGATTAAAAGTCTTGTCGAAAAGAACGTTGATATATAACAGCAAAAGGGTAGGGGCAAGATGCATAGATAAAGAACACCGGCGTTAATTTGAAACCTCTGCGACGTGTCAATTAACGACAACCTGGATGGATTGGTTTTCGAGGGAGCTTCTAAGCCATGCAACGAGAGTTGGTGGCAAACTATAATAATAGTTTGTTTAAGGGGCTTTCATGCCATACcctatcaaatgcctttgacaTATCCGAAGCTATTGCACGGGATTTACCATATTTCTCAATAGCCTCGGTCCAAAATGCCTGATAAAGGCCAACGGATTAGGAGTAGATCCGTGTGAAATCCATACTGGCGGTCGCTAATGGTGTgggtatttcaaaatttgctgcTTGACAAATTTCTCCATTACCTTCCCGATGGCCGGGACTAAAGCAATCAGACGGTAATCTATGTGCTCCGTCTTTCTTCCTTTTTTGGGTATCGGTAATGGGGTAATCTGTTCGGCAGAGACTGGAAAACTGGTATAATTGGTGTGCAAACATATAGCTACAAATGATCGATTTCTAGTTCCTCAATATACTCTCATTTCATCTTTTACGTTCCCCCATCCCAGAGGCCTTTGTTTATATGTTAAATGTATATCAAACGCATGAACAGTGGCCGATATAACGATTTCAATGATACCTGGTAtcgaatttattaaaaatcttaaatacatacatacctGTAACCAACCTGTATTGGGCGAGGTTTGCGATTTCAGGCAAATTTTCATTATGGATTTTACTTTTTCTGAAATTGTTAGCTGCATCTTTTGTTTTAGGAACCAGTAAATTTATACTTGAAGCGTTAAACAAGTTGTTATAATTCCCCAAAAAAGTACTATTGTTAATTTCAGATATGTTGTCGATGTCTTCTAGTCCAAAAGCACTCTTTGCTTTATGGCCATATTGTGAGCtcactaaaagtaaaaattattgttataaaaatgtaaatcgtaagttattttaatatattctgtactgttcttttttttgtagTGCAGCTTCCTTATTTTACAATCTACTACACACATTTGTGTTCCTTTAAATCCAGATAAGTTGTCACATAATGTTGAGTTTATTCTCATAATTCTTAACTCACAATTAAGACATAAAAGTTGACAAATTTCAACTCTTATGTaggaaattatggaaaaaattaaactgcgTAAGTGCCGTCAACTTTACGCCCAAGCTGGTTATCTTGAAGTTTATCGAGTTTTCTTTGTTACAGTTAATATTGGGATAATGTTTAGTTTATTTCACGGTTTCataaataatagattttaaataaagtgcTTTTATAGAACTTCATAAGTCAAAATGACAATACAAATTAGAAAGAATACAATTAGAAAAGAATGAAGAGTAGAGTTATCACTATAAAGTTGTATAAACCCagcataaatttatttattcttagttcttttaataatagcgcaaattaaattataactataagAAAATAGGTTAATATCCtatatatgttaaataaaatgttgatcGAGCTTCCGACAAATATTCTAACTATATCAGTAATATTAAGGTTATAAACGAAAAAGATACACTTTCTACCACTAACCCGGCGCAGGAGTTTTAAGATTATAAGCTGTAACGACAATGTACGCTGAATCAATAATCATTACTACGAATTTAAGGGTTGATTCAACAAAGCAATAAATAGTGAACATTAGGCTAGTGCTAGTCggtttttaatataatcaaTAACGAGGATATTGGATTGGAATACTGCACGTtaaatcatcaaaaattgattgattgatatatACCGGGTGTCCAGAACTCCGCCGAGAAACTTTCATAACTAACAAAATTATATGAATGTATATCCTAAATGTCTTATTTCGGATcaacagggtgttaaaaatacaaaataatttttttttaattaactttactatccatgtagatttttttataaatttacaattatgtTTTATGCACCAGAATGCATTTTTTgacgtacaaaaaaaattttttccagtgTTGTCCTTAAGGG
This window harbors:
- the LOC126748224 gene encoding uncharacterized protein LOC126748224 isoform X1, whose translation is MAGFIKFLIVLFLNLHILASSENKLKVKNNQSILGIAPPNDEISPSCASENILREAYNENYDSVFLKTRQDFVSRSASLVLFNTSVSSQYGHKAKSAFGLEDIDNISEINNSTFLGNYNNLFNASSINLLVPKTKDAANNFRKSKIHNENLPEIANLAQYRLVTGNPFQRLRNTLNKNDLYPQQILTVDVALGSELILASETRGEVYFEIFNHADTTQFVSFTCSDSKYILQSLSTYRISLKPFESTLVILYVHTYSGIYQDEITFTARTGTLRIQKRVLIDVRTHLEQYENTLYADWKYTSDCTGILYSQCSSASWRIEITAHAPGSGLLQLNTEPKGITIPLGYTVGTTEAVTGYYSESCCYPDLTIIAVDRRKNRISYNVNAFHNTLSAGIIAAIVLGIILFIILCAVIIYLVVRRWKHKRESYELPTYRGRTLSRTNF
- the LOC126748224 gene encoding uncharacterized protein LOC126748224 isoform X2; translation: MAGFIKFLIVLFLNLHILASSENKLKVKNNQSILGIAPPNDEISPSCASENILREAYNENYDSVFLKTRQDFVSRSASLVLFNTSVSSQYGHKAKSAFGLEDIDNISEINNSTFLGNYNNLFNASSINLLVPKTKDAANNFRKSKIHNENLPEIANLAQYRLVTGNPFQRLRNTLNKNDLYPQQILTVDVALGSELILASETRGEVYFEIFNHADTTQFVSFTCSDSKYILQSLSTYRISLKPFESTLVILYVHTYSGIYQDEITFTARTGTLRIQKRVLIDVRTHLEQYENTLYADWKYTSDCTGILYSQCSSASWRIEITAHAPGSGLLQLNTEPKGITIPLGYTVGTTEAVTGYYSESCCYPDLTIIAVDRRKNRISYNVNAFLCIVPTPIISLIVGLSVD
- the LOC126748224 gene encoding uncharacterized protein LOC126748224 isoform X3 codes for the protein MGGMHKNHGESVSSQYGHKAKSAFGLEDIDNISEINNSTFLGNYNNLFNASSINLLVPKTKDAANNFRKSKIHNENLPEIANLAQYRLVTGNPFQRLRNTLNKNDLYPQQILTVDVALGSELILASETRGEVYFEIFNHADTTQFVSFTCSDSKYILQSLSTYRISLKPFESTLVILYVHTYSGIYQDEITFTARTGTLRIQKRVLIDVRTHLEQYENTLYADWKYTSDCTGILYSQCSSASWRIEITAHAPGSGLLQLNTEPKGITIPLGYTVGTTEAVTGYYSESCCYPDLTIIAVDRRKNRISYNVNAFHNTLSAGIIAAIVLGIILFIILCAVIIYLVVRRWKHKRESYELPTYRGRTLSRTNF